In the genome of Thermodesulfobacteriota bacterium, one region contains:
- a CDS encoding GYD domain-containing protein — MPAFIMMGKYSSQAMKLISARRTANAQEIIGKCGGKLVTGYATMGETDIVMVMDFPGIHEALKASIALNKALGISFTTLPALPIEDFDKLVGGKK, encoded by the coding sequence ATGCCCGCATTCATCATGATGGGGAAATACTCATCCCAGGCAATGAAGCTGATCAGCGCCAGGCGAACCGCGAACGCGCAGGAAATCATCGGGAAATGCGGCGGGAAGCTCGTGACCGGCTACGCGACGATGGGGGAGACCGATATCGTCATGGTCATGGATTTCCCGGGCATCCACGAGGCGCTGAAGGCGTCCATCGCCCTGAACAAGGCGCTGGGGATTTCCTTCACCACCCTGCCCGCCCTGCCGATCGAGGATTTCGACAAGCTGGTGGGCGGAAAAAAGTAG
- a CDS encoding DUF2238 domain-containing protein, whose product MTGHRTRYLLAAAAAIVATLAVSGIDPYDRLTWAAEVAPVVIVLPVLFATYRRFPLTSLLYCLIFFHALVLILGGAYTYARVPLGWFLADLLDIGRNPYDKIGHFFQGLVPAIAAREVLLRGDFVRRGKMFVFIVLCIVLAISASYEFIEWWSALLLGQGAEEFLGTQGYVWDTQSDMLYALIGGCTALALFSRIHDRQMEKLR is encoded by the coding sequence ATGACCGGGCACCGCACCCGCTACCTCCTGGCCGCGGCCGCCGCGATCGTCGCGACGCTGGCCGTTTCCGGGATCGATCCGTACGACCGCCTGACGTGGGCGGCGGAAGTGGCCCCCGTCGTGATCGTTCTGCCGGTGCTGTTCGCCACGTACCGCCGGTTCCCCCTGACGAGCCTGCTCTACTGCCTGATCTTCTTCCACGCCCTCGTCCTGATCCTCGGCGGCGCCTACACCTATGCGCGCGTGCCGCTCGGCTGGTTTCTCGCGGATCTGCTGGACATCGGCCGGAACCCCTACGACAAGATCGGCCACTTCTTCCAGGGGCTGGTGCCGGCGATCGCTGCCCGGGAAGTCCTGCTCCGGGGAGATTTCGTCCGGCGCGGGAAGATGTTCGTCTTCATCGTCCTGTGCATCGTGCTCGCCATCAGCGCGTCCTACGAGTTCATCGAGTGGTGGTCGGCCCTCCTGCTCGGCCAGGGCGCGGAGGAGTTCCTGGGGACGCAGGGCTATGTGTGGGACACGCAGTCCGACATGCTCTACGCGTTGATCGGCGGCTGCACGGCGCTGGCGCTGTTCTCGCGGATCCACGATCGGCAGATGGAAAAGCTGCGATAA
- a CDS encoding trypsin-like peptidase domain-containing protein: MDNEQEPVPGPGRSRDPFPRRLLLLTLFAAALLVLWRMMPLIGRVLTPPGEGTRTVTPRGDLAADERSTIELFEKSRDTVVFISTQQLVRDFWTRNVFSVPRGNGSGFIWDDDGHVVTNFHVVEGASEATARLADGRDYKAVLVGASPAHDIAVLRIGVGFRRPPAVPLGSSADLKVGQKVFAIGNPFGLDWTLTSGIVSALDRSLEGGRRGRVIEHLIQTDAAINPGNSGGPLLDSSGRLIGINTAIYSPSGASAGIGFAVPVDTVARVVPQLIRSGRYVRPALGIEVDEQINRRLASETGVAGVYVLRVLPGSAAEKAGLEGVTTGPEGIVPGDAVLSVEGKPVDTVSRLMSRLEEFKVGDRVKIEVRRGSETRTVEVELQPGS; the protein is encoded by the coding sequence ATGGACAACGAACAGGAACCCGTCCCCGGTCCCGGCCGTTCGCGGGATCCGTTCCCGCGCCGCCTGTTGCTGCTGACCCTGTTCGCCGCGGCGCTGCTGGTGCTGTGGCGGATGATGCCGCTGATCGGAAGGGTGCTGACACCGCCCGGCGAAGGGACGCGCACCGTGACTCCCCGGGGGGATCTCGCCGCCGACGAACGCTCCACCATCGAGCTGTTCGAGAAATCGCGCGACACGGTCGTGTTCATCTCCACGCAGCAGCTCGTGCGCGACTTCTGGACGCGGAACGTCTTCTCCGTGCCGCGGGGCAACGGCTCGGGCTTCATCTGGGACGACGACGGACACGTGGTGACGAACTTCCACGTGGTGGAGGGCGCCTCCGAGGCCACGGCGCGGCTCGCGGACGGCCGCGACTACAAGGCGGTCCTGGTGGGGGCGAGCCCGGCGCACGACATCGCGGTGCTCCGGATCGGCGTCGGCTTCCGCCGCCCGCCGGCGGTGCCGCTGGGAAGCAGCGCCGACCTGAAGGTGGGGCAGAAGGTGTTCGCGATCGGCAACCCGTTCGGCCTCGACTGGACGCTGACCAGCGGCATCGTGTCGGCGCTGGACCGTTCGCTGGAGGGCGGGCGCAGGGGCCGGGTCATCGAGCACCTGATCCAGACCGACGCCGCCATCAATCCCGGCAATTCCGGCGGCCCGCTGCTGGATTCCTCCGGCCGGCTCATCGGCATCAACACCGCCATCTACAGTCCCAGCGGGGCGTCGGCCGGCATCGGCTTCGCGGTCCCGGTGGACACGGTCGCGCGCGTCGTGCCGCAGCTCATCCGCAGCGGCCGCTACGTGCGTCCGGCGCTGGGCATCGAGGTGGACGAGCAGATCAACCGGCGCCTTGCGTCGGAGACCGGGGTGGCGGGGGTGTACGTGCTGCGCGTCCTGCCCGGTTCGGCGGCGGAGAAGGCGGGGCTGGAAGGCGTTACGACGGGGCCGGAGGGGATCGTTCCGGGCGACGCGGTGCTCTCTGTCGAGGGGAAGCCCGTCGACACCGTGAGCCGACTGATGTCGCGTCTGGAGGAATTCAAGGTGGGCGACCGGGTAAAGATCGAAGTTCGGCGCGGGAGCGAGACGCGCACCGTCGAGGTCGAGCTGCAGCCCGGCTCCTGA